The nucleotide sequence AGGCAGGCGATCCAGGCCTTGCTGACGATGTAGAACCCGGCGATGGCCATCCCCCACAGCAGGCGCGCCAGCAGCCAAACGCGGGGATCCTCCCACTGGGCCATCAAGAGGAGGAGGAGCGCTCCGCCCAGGGCGCAACCGGTGGCCAACGCAAACGCGCTGACCCGGCGCGTCAGCAAAGGCACGGCGAAGGCGCCGACGATCAGGCCCAGCGGCGTCATGCCCGCGGACAGGCCCACGAATGCGGAGCTGTATCGGTGCTGCTTGAGCAGGACACCCATCAAGACCGGGGTGCCCCCCACGGCGCCCGCGAACAACGCCACCAGCAGCGAGATCACCACGACATCGAGCCAGCGGACCTCGTCAGGCGACGTCAAGTTACTGGGCATGGGATGCCATCCACATCAGTCTGACCAGCCAGCATTTTGCCCGGGGCAAGGCCAGAAGCCGACCGGCGCGCGGGGACAAAGACATCCAAAGCCGGCGGCCGTCCGTAAAGGACTGCAGCAGGGACAGCGGTCCCTGTCATCCACAAACAGGAGCATCCCCAATGAAGAAGATTCTGATCGCCGCCTGCGCGGCCTCGCTGCTGGGCGCGTGCGCCAGCGGCATGAACAACAGCGGCTCCGGCGCGGGCATGGGCGCCTCGGCATCTGCCTCCGCCAACACCAAGATGGTGGGCGGCGCGCCCATGTTCCCCAGCAAGGACATCGTCGACAACGCGGTCAACTCCAAGGACCACACCACGCTGGTCGCCGCCGTCAAGGCCGCCGGACTGGTGGACACGCTGAAGTCGCCCGGCCCGTTCACCGTGTTCGCGCCGACCAACGCGGCGTTCTCCGCGCTGCCGGCCGGCACCGTGGACACGCTGCTCAAGCCGGAGAACAAGGCCACCCTGACCAAGGTGCTGACCTACCACGTGGTGCCCGGGCGCGTCGACGCGGCGGCGCTGGCGCGGCAGATCCAGGCCGGCGGCGGCAAGGCCATGCTCAAGACGGCCAGCGGCGGCACGCTGACGGCCACCATGAGCGGCCCCAACGTGCTGATCACCGACGACAAGGGCGGCGCGGCCACCGTGACCATCGCCGACGTCTACCAGTCCAACGGCGTGATCCACGTGGTCAACAAGGTGTTGCTGCCGGGTTGATGGCGCAGGCCGGGCCCCGCGGCCCGGTTTTAGACTCGACGCATGAAGCTCATCATGCGTCGCGCCGCGTGCGCCCTTCTCCTCTCGACCGGCGCCGCGGCGCCGGCCTGGGCCCTGCAGGCCTGCGAAGTCGACGGCACGCCCGTCGATACCGCCATCGGCAGCAGCACCCGCGGCAAGACCGGCTGGCTGCGCTGCCGCGACGCCGACTCGGGCCTGCTGCAGCGCGAACAGGAGCTGCGGGACGGCGCCTTCGTCGGGCGGGTGCGCTTCTACGACAAGGGCCGCCTGCAGCAGGAGCACTCGCTCAACGCGCGCGGCAACAAGCACGGCCCGGCGCGCGAGTTCGGGCCCGCCGGTCAGGTGCTGCGCGAATCCAGCTACGAGGACGGCCGCGAGAGCGGCCTGGCGCGCAGCTTCCACCCGGACGGCAGCCTGCGCCGCGCCGGCTTCCACGCGCCGCCCGCGGGCGAACAGGCCTTCGCGGAGTTCCTGGCGGGCGGCAAGCTGTACGACATCCGCTGCGGCAGCCGGCCGCTGCTGGCGCCGGCCGTGGACGATGCCGCGCTGTGCGGCTTCGGCGGCGCCGCGCCTTCGCAGGTCGAGCTGCACGGCGGCGATGGGCGGGTGCGGCACCGGCTGCGCTACGCGGGTGGCCAGGCGGTACGCGCCGAGTCGCTGCACGCCAACGGCCAGCCCAGCGTGGTCGAGGAGCTGGAAGGCGGCCGCCGCACCGAGCGCCGGTTCTCGCCCGAGGGCGTGAAGCGCCGCGAGACCGCCTGGGTCGCGGGCGAGCGCGGCGCGGTCAAGGAGCTGGAGCAGGAGTTCTCGGAGCGCGGCAGCCTGGTGCGCGAGCAGCGCTGGCAAAGCGGCGAGCCGGCCAGCGAGCGCAGCTTCTACCTGAACGGCCAGCCGCGCAGCAGCACCGAGTGGCGGCGCGAAGGCGCCCGCGTGCTGCGCACCGTGAGCCAGTTCCACGACAGCGGCGTGATCGAAAGCCGCGGCAGCTACGAGCAGCTGGCGCGCGGGCGCAGCCTTCCCGCGGGCAGCCACCAGCGCTTCGACGAGCAGGGGCGGCTGGCGGCCGAATCGGTCTACGACGGCCAGGGCCGGCTCTCGCGCGAGCGTGCCTGGGACGCGGCCGGCCAGCTGGTGCGCGACGACGAGGTGTTCGAGGACGGCTCGCGGCGGGCGTTCGCGCGCTAGGCGCTACGCCTTCGCCGGCGGCGCGATCTTCTGCTCGATCGCGCCGAAGAGGCTCTGGCCGTCCCTGCCCTTCATCTCGATGCGGATGGTGTCGCCGAACTTCATGAACTCGGTCGAGGGCTTGCCGTCCTGGATGGTCTCGATGGCGCGCTTCTCGGCGATGCAGCTGTAGCCCTTGGGCCATTCCATGCGGCCGTTGCGCTCCTCGCCCTTGTTGCTGACGGTGCCCGAGCCGACGATGCTGCCGGCGCGCACGTTGCGCGTCTTGCAGATGTGGGCGATCAGCTGGCCGAAGTGGAAGGTCATCTCCGGGCCGGCCTCGCACAGGCCGACCTTGCGGCCGTTCCAGCTGGACTGCAGCGTCAGGTGCAGCCGGCCGCCCTGCCAGGCGTCGCCCACCTCGTCCAGCGTCACCGCCACCGGGCTGAAGGCGGTGGCCGGCTTGCTCTGGAAGAAGCCGAAGCCCTTGGCCAGCTCGGCCGGGATCAGGTTGCGCAGGCTCACGTCGTTGGCCAGCATCAGCAGGCGCACCCCCTCCAGCGCCTGCTCCGGCGTGGCGCCCATGGGCACGTCGCCGGTGACCACCGCGATCTCGGCCTCGAAGTCGATGCCGAACTCCTCCTTGGGGACCACCACGTCGTCGCAGGGCCCCAGGAAGTCGTCGCTGCCGCCCTGGTACATCAGCGGGTCGGTGTAGAAGGTCTCGGGCACCTCGCTGTTGCGCGCGCGGCGCACCAGCTCCACGTGGTTGATGTAGGCCGAGCCGTCGGCCCACTGGTAGGCACGCGGCAGCGGCGCCATGCACTGCGCCGGATCGAAGGGGAAGGCATGGCGGGCCTTGCCCTGGTTCAGCGTCTCGTACAGGTCCTGCAGCTGGGGCGACAGGAAGTTCCAGTCGTCCAGCACCTGCTGCAGCCTGGCCGCGATGCCGGTCGCATAATGGGCCGTGCCGAGGTCGCGGGAGACGACCACCAGCTGGCCGTCGCGCGATCCGTCCTTGTAGGTTGCGAGCTTCATGCGGCTTGTTCTTTCCGAAGACGGTGCACCGGAAGCACCGGCGCGCGTTACGCTTAGTGAAATGAATTTAACTAATCGAAATTCTACAGGACGGCAGTGAAGGAGCGGGCGGGCATCCAGTCGGTGGAGGTGGGCTTCGCCCTGCTGCAGGTGCTGGCCCAGGCGCCCGGTCCTCTGATGCTGCGCGACCTGGCCGCCGCCGCCGGCATGAGCGCGGCCAAGGCGCACCGCTACCTGGTGAGTTTCCAGCGGCTGCAGCTGGTGGTGCAGGACGCCGGCAGCACGCGCTACGACCTGGGCCCGGCGGCGCTGAAGCTGGGCCTGGCCTCGCTGTCCCGGCTGGATGCCGTCAAGCTGGCGCGCGAACGGGTCGCCGGCCTGATGGAGCGCATCGGCCACACCCTGGCGCTGGCGGTGTGGGGCAACCAGGGCCCCACCATCGTGCACTGGGAGGAGTCGCCTTCCGCGGTCACCGTGAACCTGCGCCTGGGCGACGTGATGCCGCTGCTGTCCTCGGCCACCGGCCGCTGCTTCGCCGCCTACGCGCCCCAGGAGGCGATCGCTTCCCGGCTGCAGGAGGAGATCGCGCGCGCCCAGAAGCAGGGCCGCACCGACGTGCCCACCTCGATGGCGCAGGCGCACGAGATGCTGGACCAGGTGCGCGCGCGCGGCATGGCGCGGGTGGTCGACGTGCTGCTGCCCGGCATCGTGGGCTTTTGCGCGCCGGTGTTCGACTCCGACGGCCACATGGTGCTGGGGCTGGTGGCCCTGGGCCCCACCGGCACCTTCGACCCGGACTGGGGCGGCACGGTGGAGGCGCCGCTGCGCGAGGCGGCGGCGCAGCTGTCGCGCGATCTGGGGCATCGCGGATGAATCGCCGGGCCCGGCCCTGGCGCGCGATGGCGCTGCTGGCCGGGTCGGTGCTGGCGCTGCACCTGGCGGTGCTGGAGGGTCTGTCGGCGGCCCGGCCGGTGCCGGCGTCGACTGCCGGCGGCTCCAGCTTCAGGTTCCGCCACATCGAACCAGCGGCGCCACCGCCGGCAGCGGATCCCCGGCCGGCCGCGGCCCCGGAGCCGGCGCGCAGCACGGCGAGGCGAACCGCCGTCCCATCGACGGTGTCCGCCACACCTGCTCCATCCGCGAAACCCGCCGCATCCACCGCCCCCGTTCCACCCTCGCCGGCCGC is from Ramlibacter tataouinensis TTB310 and encodes:
- a CDS encoding fumarylacetoacetate hydrolase family protein, with the protein product MKLATYKDGSRDGQLVVVSRDLGTAHYATGIAARLQQVLDDWNFLSPQLQDLYETLNQGKARHAFPFDPAQCMAPLPRAYQWADGSAYINHVELVRRARNSEVPETFYTDPLMYQGGSDDFLGPCDDVVVPKEEFGIDFEAEIAVVTGDVPMGATPEQALEGVRLLMLANDVSLRNLIPAELAKGFGFFQSKPATAFSPVAVTLDEVGDAWQGGRLHLTLQSSWNGRKVGLCEAGPEMTFHFGQLIAHICKTRNVRAGSIVGSGTVSNKGEERNGRMEWPKGYSCIAEKRAIETIQDGKPSTEFMKFGDTIRIEMKGRDGQSLFGAIEQKIAPPAKA
- a CDS encoding toxin-antitoxin system YwqK family antitoxin: MKLIMRRAACALLLSTGAAAPAWALQACEVDGTPVDTAIGSSTRGKTGWLRCRDADSGLLQREQELRDGAFVGRVRFYDKGRLQQEHSLNARGNKHGPAREFGPAGQVLRESSYEDGRESGLARSFHPDGSLRRAGFHAPPAGEQAFAEFLAGGKLYDIRCGSRPLLAPAVDDAALCGFGGAAPSQVELHGGDGRVRHRLRYAGGQAVRAESLHANGQPSVVEELEGGRRTERRFSPEGVKRRETAWVAGERGAVKELEQEFSERGSLVREQRWQSGEPASERSFYLNGQPRSSTEWRREGARVLRTVSQFHDSGVIESRGSYEQLARGRSLPAGSHQRFDEQGRLAAESVYDGQGRLSRERAWDAAGQLVRDDEVFEDGSRRAFAR
- a CDS encoding IclR family transcriptional regulator, yielding MKERAGIQSVEVGFALLQVLAQAPGPLMLRDLAAAAGMSAAKAHRYLVSFQRLQLVVQDAGSTRYDLGPAALKLGLASLSRLDAVKLARERVAGLMERIGHTLALAVWGNQGPTIVHWEESPSAVTVNLRLGDVMPLLSSATGRCFAAYAPQEAIASRLQEEIARAQKQGRTDVPTSMAQAHEMLDQVRARGMARVVDVLLPGIVGFCAPVFDSDGHMVLGLVALGPTGTFDPDWGGTVEAPLREAAAQLSRDLGHRG
- a CDS encoding fasciclin domain-containing protein; its protein translation is MKKILIAACAASLLGACASGMNNSGSGAGMGASASASANTKMVGGAPMFPSKDIVDNAVNSKDHTTLVAAVKAAGLVDTLKSPGPFTVFAPTNAAFSALPAGTVDTLLKPENKATLTKVLTYHVVPGRVDAAALARQIQAGGGKAMLKTASGGTLTATMSGPNVLITDDKGGAATVTIADVYQSNGVIHVVNKVLLPG